Proteins encoded in a region of the Methylosinus trichosporium OB3b genome:
- a CDS encoding AAA family ATPase, whose amino-acid sequence MTRASLTGRLTAFFASGAPCDPTSALHADVRRFIGSLIGAAAAEPLLTASDSTPLVNLLSGFTPISEEAAEAKGELVLVANYWRRFCAWQAENFDALEPSKKSAPEPSEAKRRTAAPSPRSDSATTKERSGEIVVPIFVDGAQGRGRMCSADGSSDERRAAMIEALSRGLPAGGAVDRSRLEALGVRYPWFAEAIDAYREAAELVELFRAKDYRPPATLLVGPPGIGKSSFAAVLAEALGRGAFAQPMAALSEGMTIVGSNPVYSGAQASLPVRAFLETGQADPMIVLDEIDKTGTSAHHGQALDALLPLLEPTTAGNFRDAFLDRAVDASRIGWIATANSVSDLPLALSSRLRVIVCREPGRDDLDAIVAGFREQFARELGAPADAVPELDEVLRARLLAALKHSGDIRKLRRIWRGEIIARKRGGAMRLEAVVSGEEV is encoded by the coding sequence ATGACCCGCGCCTCGCTCACTGGGCGGCTCACGGCGTTTTTCGCCTCGGGCGCCCCATGCGATCCGACATCCGCGCTCCATGCCGACGTGCGCCGCTTCATCGGCTCGCTCATCGGTGCCGCGGCTGCCGAGCCTTTGCTGACGGCGTCGGACTCGACGCCACTCGTCAACCTCCTGTCCGGCTTCACGCCGATCTCGGAGGAAGCGGCCGAGGCGAAGGGCGAACTCGTGCTCGTCGCGAATTACTGGCGGCGGTTCTGCGCCTGGCAGGCTGAGAACTTCGACGCGTTGGAGCCGTCGAAGAAAAGCGCCCCGGAGCCGTCCGAAGCAAAGCGCCGGACCGCAGCCCCGAGCCCGCGATCCGATAGCGCGACGACAAAAGAACGATCGGGCGAGATTGTCGTGCCCATTTTCGTCGATGGCGCGCAGGGGCGCGGCCGCATGTGCAGCGCCGACGGCTCCTCGGATGAGCGGCGGGCGGCCATGATCGAAGCCCTGTCGCGCGGGTTGCCGGCCGGCGGCGCGGTCGATCGCTCCCGCCTCGAAGCACTCGGCGTCCGCTATCCCTGGTTCGCCGAGGCGATCGACGCCTACCGGGAAGCCGCGGAGCTCGTCGAGCTTTTCAGGGCTAAAGACTATCGGCCGCCAGCGACGCTGCTCGTCGGGCCGCCCGGCATCGGCAAATCCTCCTTCGCCGCCGTGCTGGCGGAGGCGCTCGGCCGCGGCGCCTTCGCGCAGCCGATGGCGGCGCTGTCGGAGGGAATGACCATCGTCGGGTCCAACCCCGTCTATTCGGGCGCTCAGGCCTCCTTGCCGGTCCGCGCCTTTCTGGAAACCGGCCAGGCAGACCCGATGATCGTTCTCGATGAGATCGACAAGACGGGGACATCCGCGCATCACGGTCAGGCGCTCGATGCGCTCCTGCCTTTGCTGGAGCCCACGACGGCGGGAAATTTTCGCGATGCGTTTCTCGATCGCGCAGTCGACGCCTCACGGATTGGCTGGATCGCGACCGCCAACAGCGTTTCGGACCTCCCGCTCGCACTTTCCTCGCGGCTGCGCGTGATCGTCTGCCGGGAGCCGGGGCGAGACGATCTCGACGCGATCGTCGCGGGGTTTCGCGAGCAGTTCGCGCGCGAGCTCGGCGCGCCGGCGGACGCCGTGCCGGAGCTCGACGAAGTGTTGCGCGCCAGGCTTCTCGCCGCCTTGAAGCATTCTGGGGATATCCGTAAGTTGAGGAGGATTTGGCGCGGCGAGATTATCGCCCGGAAGCGGGGCGGGGCCATGAGGCTCGAAGCTGTCGTTTCGGGAGAAGAAGTTTGA
- a CDS encoding WD40 repeat domain-containing protein, which yields MLSWSGDGIIQWWDALTGEPNGVTMQHDAWVCGAQFLPDVDGRQRVLTWSCDNTVRWWDALTGEPGAIMRHDGWVLGAQFLPDVDGCPRILSWSDDQTIRWWDARTGEPIGEEMRHGGSVLGAQFLPDVDGCPRVLSYSRDCTIRWWDAQTGEPGAIMRHDGWVLGAQFLPDVDGRSRVLSWYEDGAIQWWDARTGEPIAATMQHDAWVCGAQFLPDVDGRPRVLSWSTDYTIRWWDAQTGEPIGTTMRHDGPVLGAQFLPDVDGAPLVLSWSYDHTIRWWNVLTGEPLGATMRHDNKTNGAQFLPDVDDCPCVLSWSCDHTTRWWNVLTGEPLGAMMRHDHSVVGAQFLSDVNGYRRVLSWSWDHTIRQWDALTGEPIGATMRHNNWVLGVQFVPDVEGRARVLSWSRDHTIRWWDALTGEPIGTTIQHDDWVVGAQFLPEVDGCPRVLSWSANKIRWWNALTGEAIGATMRHDDSVVGAQFLPDVDGYPRVLSWSRDCSIRWWDALTGEPIGTTIQHDDWVVGAQFLPDVIGRPRVLSWSRDHTIRWWDALTGNPLGATMRHDDEVSGVQFLPDFAGRPRVLSLGQDKAIRLWEALGCEAAAPIRLDFAPVMAEVVSLHGAPHLVAFSDRPHLFKLVNRRK from the coding sequence GTGCTGAGCTGGTCCGGTGACGGAATCATCCAGTGGTGGGACGCGTTGACGGGCGAGCCAAACGGCGTGACGATGCAGCATGACGCCTGGGTCTGCGGCGCACAATTCCTGCCCGACGTGGACGGGCGTCAACGCGTGCTGACCTGGTCCTGCGACAACACCGTCCGGTGGTGGGACGCGCTGACCGGCGAGCCAGGCGCGATAATGCGGCACGACGGCTGGGTCCTCGGCGCACAGTTCCTGCCCGATGTCGATGGCTGCCCCCGCATACTGAGCTGGTCCGACGACCAAACCATCCGCTGGTGGGACGCCCGGACCGGCGAGCCGATCGGCGAGGAGATGCGGCACGGCGGCTCGGTCCTTGGCGCGCAGTTCCTGCCCGATGTCGACGGCTGCCCCCGCGTGCTGAGCTACTCTCGGGACTGCACCATCCGCTGGTGGGACGCGCAGACCGGCGAGCCAGGCGCGATAATGCGGCATGACGGCTGGGTCCTCGGCGCGCAGTTCCTGCCGGATGTCGACGGCCGCTCCCGCGTGCTGAGTTGGTACGAGGACGGAGCCATTCAGTGGTGGGATGCGCGGACTGGCGAGCCGATCGCCGCGACGATGCAGCATGACGCCTGGGTCTGCGGTGCACAATTCCTGCCCGACGTCGACGGCCGTCCCCGCGTGCTGAGCTGGTCTACCGACTACACTATCCGTTGGTGGGACGCGCAGACCGGCGAGCCGATCGGTACCACGATGCGGCACGACGGCCCAGTCCTTGGCGCGCAGTTCCTGCCGGATGTCGACGGCGCTCCCCTTGTACTGAGCTGGTCATACGACCACACCATCCGCTGGTGGAATGTGCTGACCGGCGAACCTCTCGGGGCGACGATGCGGCATGATAATAAAACAAATGGCGCGCAGTTCCTACCGGATGTCGACGATTGCCCCTGCGTGCTGAGCTGGTCATGCGACCACACCACCCGCTGGTGGAATGTGCTGACCGGCGAACCTCTCGGGGCGATGATGCGGCATGACCACTCGGTCGTCGGCGCGCAGTTCCTGTCTGATGTCAACGGATACCGCCGTGTGCTGAGTTGGTCTTGGGACCACACCATCCGCCAATGGGATGCGTTGACCGGAGAGCCAATCGGCGCGACGATGCGCCACAACAACTGGGTCTTAGGCGTGCAGTTCGTGCCCGATGTAGAGGGTCGAGCCCGCGTGCTGAGCTGGTCTCGGGACCACACCATCCGCTGGTGGGACGCGCTGACCGGCGAGCCAATCGGTACGACGATACAGCATGACGACTGGGTCGTCGGCGCGCAGTTCTTGCCAGAGGTCGACGGCTGCCCCCGTGTGCTGAGCTGGTCGGCGAACAAAATCCGCTGGTGGAACGCGCTGACCGGTGAGGCAATCGGCGCGACGATGCGGCATGACGACTCGGTCGTCGGCGCGCAGTTCCTGCCCGATGTCGATGGATACCCCCGCGTGCTGAGCTGGTCTCGCGACTGCAGCATCCGCTGGTGGGACGCGCTGACCGGCGAGCCAATCGGTACGACGATACAGCATGACGACTGGGTCGTCGGCGCGCAGTTCCTGCCCGATGTCATCGGCCGCCCGCGCGTGCTGAGCTGGTCTCGGGACCACACCATCCGCTGGTGGGACGCGCTGACTGGCAATCCGCTCGGCGCGACAATGCGGCATGACGATGAGGTCTCTGGCGTGCAGTTCCTGCCGGATTTCGCCGGCCGTCCCCGCGTTCTGAGTCTGGGTCAGGATAAAGCCATTCGCCTGTGGGAGGCTCTCGGTTGTGAAGCCGCAGCGCCGATACGGCTCGACTTCGCGCCGGTCATGGCCGAGGTCGTCTCACTCCATGGCGCGCCACACCTTGTCGCCTTCAGCGATCGCCCGCATCTTTTCAAGCTTGTGAATCGACGAAAATGA